The region TTTCAATGCGATCACTTCTGAATATCAGGTAAGCTCTGCTTTGCTCGGAAGTGTAATGAAGTGTGGTGAAGACAGAGACAATAAACCCGATGGATTATGGGCTATGGGACGTGGTAAAATCGATAATCTTAAAGCGAACCAGGTAGGCTTTAATGCTTTGCCGGCAGGTGTAATCAACTCCGGAACTATGGAATATGATGCTAATGATAATCCGGGAACCAAAGCCAGCTTCCACATGCCGGAAGGAACATGGTACCATCAGGTACTAACCAATGGCAGCGATTCCTGGGCTAAAACAAACAGAAACTCGGTACATAATGCTTCTATAAGATGCGTGAGACCAGCACAATAATTAATAAATATATTATTTCAACAACGAAACCGTCTGAATTCAGGCGGTTTTTATTTTTAGAATGATATTCACTTCCATGACAATATTAAGATAAAGCTCCTCCGGAACCCCTGAGGTTTCATAATTATACGCACTATACAGATAATAAAACTCCTTTATGGACTTCTCTTTATTATAATGCAATATATTTTTCGCATAATTTTCATGATATGAAAAATTAGAAAGACGTTTCTCAGAAGCCTGATCTTTGTAAAAACGAATATATCAGAAAGTAAGTATTCCTCCGTAAACTATCCCATAACCGAAATATTATTTTTTCATATCTCAAGTTACTTATCCGGTAAATTCAATGCAAATAAAAAGCCCACCTCTTAAAAGAGATGGGCTATAGTTAAGAAATGAATTCAGGATTATTTACCTTCTTCCATTTTTCTTTTCAATTCTGCAAGAGCATCGATGTCACCAAGAGTTGCTTTTTCTTCGTTGTTATTGTTTGAAGAAATAGCCTTAGACTCTTTTACGTTCTTTCTTTCCTCTTCTCTGAAGATACCAGTGTGAGAAACTACAACTCTCTTGAATTCTTTGTTGAATTCGATTACTTTGAATTCAGCTTCTTCACCTTTTTTGATCTTAGAACCATCTTCTTTCTCTAAAAGTCTTGCCGGAGCGAAAGCTTCAACTTCAGCATCTTCAAACTGTACATTAGCTCCTTTATCGAATACATCTACTGCTTTACCTGTGTGTACAGTTCCTTCAGCATATTTAGTTTCGAATTTATCCCAAGGATTTTCTTGTAATTGCTTGTGACCTAAAGAAATTCTTCTGTTATCTAAGTCAAGCTCTAATACTACAACATCCAGAGTATCTCCTACGTTGCAGAACTCAGATGGATGCTTGATTTTCTTAGTCCAAGAAAGATCAGAGATATAGATTAGACCGTCGATACCTTCTTCTAACTCTACGAATACACCAAAGTTAGTGAAGTTTCTTACAGTACCTTTGTGCTGAGAACCTACAGGGTATTTTTCCTGGATGTTAGCCCATGGATCCTGAGTTAATTGCTTGATACCTAAAGAAATTTTTCTGTCTTCTCTGTCGATAGTTAATACTTCAGCTTCAACTTCGTCACCGATTTTCACGAAATCACCTGCACTTCTTAAGTGAGTAGACCATGACATTTCAGATACGTGGATAAGACCTTCTACACCTGGAGCGATTTCAACGAAAGCACCGTAGTCAGCAAGAACTACTACTTTACCTTTTACTTTATCTCCAACTTTCAGGTTAGCATCTAAAGCATCCCAAGGGTGTGCTTCAAGTTGCTTCATACCTAACTGAATTCTTGTTTTCTCATCATCGAAGTCAAGGATAACCACTTTAACAGTTTGTCCATCTTCAAGAATTTCTGAAGGATGGTTAACTCTAGACCAAGAAAGGTCTGTAATGTGGATAAGACCGTCAACACCTCCAAGGTCGATGAATACACCGTAAGAAGTAATGTTCTTAACAGTACCTTCAAGTACCTGACCTTTTTCAAGTTGAGCGATGATCTCTTTTTTCTGACCTTCGATATCAGCTTCGATAAGTGCTTTATGAGAAACAACAACGTTTTTGAATTCGTGGTTGATCTTAACAATTTTGAATTCCATTGTTTTACCTACAAACTGATCGTAATCTTTAATAGGCTTAACATCGATCTGAGAACCTGGTAAGAATGCTTCGATACCGAACACATCTACAATCATACCACCTTTAGTTCTAGATTTAACGAAACCGTTTACGATTTCTCCAGACTCGTGGTATTCATTTACTTTATCCCAAGCTCTAAGAGTTCTAGCTTTCTTGTGAGAAAGTTGTAACTGTCCAGACTTGTCTTCTCTTCTGTCAACCATTACTTCAACCTCGTCACCTACTTGTAAACCTTGGTTGTAACGGAATTCGTTAAGAGAGATAACACCTTCAGATTTGAAGTTGATGTCAACAATCGCTTCTTTGTCTGTTAATCTTACTACTTTACCTACAAGAACGTCGTTATCTTCAAGATCGTTAAGAGATCCTTTGTAGATTTCTTCTAGTTCGTTCTTTTCTTTTCTGTCCTCTGCATTTAATCCACTTTCGAAAGATTCCCAGTCAAATTGTTCTGGTGCTACGTTTTGGTTCAATAGAACCTCTGCTGAATTTGTCTCTTTTGACATTTTCTAAAAATTTTGTATTCCGTTCTTTCCTGCTCTTGGCCTAATGTGATGGCAGAAATTCCGGAAGATGTTAATTATTATAGAGTTACTTCGCCAAATATAATTCACAAAAAGTGCTGCAAAAATACAACTTTTTTATGATATAACCATGCGTCTCAAAGTTTTTTTATGCAACAGAACTTCACTGATTTACAGCCCTGTAAAAACACAAGAGAATGTTTAAATCCTAACTCAAAAATATATAGGCTTCAACCAGCTTAGCCTGACACCTCTAAAAGCAAGATATTTTGAATAAAAAAGTCACTCTAAGCTCTATTTGTAGTGAGCCAGACGAAGTATCGAAGAGCATTAAATATAAAATTTTAGCCAGGCTCTAAGAAAATGATCTGAAATCTGAGTATTCAAAAACCTATCTTTGCAACATGAATTTAGAATCAATTTATAAAAAATTGCAGATTCAGGACATGAATCAGATGCAAAAATCTACATACAAAGCTACAGAAAACAAAAATGATGTAGTTTTACTTTCCCCTACAGGCTCAGGAAAAACACTAGCTTTCCTTTTCCCGTTACTTCGTAATCTGAAGAAAGACAAATCCGGGATTCAGGCATTAGTATTGGTTCCTGCAAGAGAATTGGCTCTGCAGATAGAACAGGTTTTTAAAGCTATGAAGACGGATTATAAAGTCACCGTATGTTATGGTGGTCATGATAAAAAAATTGAGATCAACAGCTTGACTGAAGCTCCGGCTTTATTAATCGGAACGCCTGGAAGAATTGCAGATCATCTTAGAAACAATAGTTTTAATCCTTCAACAATTAGCACTTTGATTCTGGATGAATTTGACAAATCTCTTGAATTTGGCTTTCAGGAAGAAATGAGCTTTATTATAAAATCAATGAAAAACTTGTCGCAAAGGATTCTTACATCCGCTACAGCAATGGAGGAAATTCCTTCATTCACAGGATTGAAGAATGAAAAAACAATTGATTTTCTAAAGCTGAGTGATGTAAAACCTGATATCCAGTTTAAAAAAGTTATTACGACCGCTGAAGAAAAGCTGGACGCTCTGTTTCATTTAATATGTAAGATTGGAAATAAGAGAACTCTTATCTTTTGTAACCACAGAGAGGCTGTAGACAGGATATCAGAACTTTTAAAAGATAAAGGAATTGAAAGAGAAACTTTCCATGGAGGTATGGAACAGGATGAACGCGAGCGGGCATTACTAAAATTCAGAAACGATTCTGCAAAAATTTTGATTACAACCGATTTAGCAGCACGAGGTCTTGACATTCCGGAGGTTGAATCTATTGTCCACTACCAGCTTCCTCCCAAAGAAGATGCTTTCATTCACAGAAACGGACGTACAGCAAGAATGAATGCAAAAGGATTTGCTTATCTTATTATGAAAGAAGATGACAATTTTCCTTTTTTAAAAAATGATATCCCAGTTGAGAATGTAGAAGGAGAAAATAAAATCCCCCAACAAACCACTTTTCAAACCATTTATATCAGTGCCGGTAAGAAAGATAAGGTAAACAAAGTAGATATTGTCGGATACCTCATCAAAAAAGGGGAATTAGGAAAAGATGATATTGGACTAATCGAAGTAAAAGACACTACTTCTTATGTTGCCGTATCAAGGAAAAAAATACCAGAGCTATTAAAAAAGCTGGCTACCGAAAAGCTAAAAGGTAAAAAGGTTAAAATGGAAATAGCATATTAAGCTTTCGAAAAACATATAAAACAAGCCCCAAATTGGAGCTTGTTTTATTATAAATTATACAAATAACACCTGGTGGTTATTAAAAGTCATATCCAATACTAATTCCTAATTGTAAAACCGTGGAAGATTCACGAGTATCAAGATTCTTCCCATACCCGAGCCCAAATTTAGCTTCATAATTAAAATTTTGAGCAAAGTTTCTACGAATACCATAAGAAGGTATTATTCTAATAAAATTACTTACCTCAATATTTTTCTCGTTAGATATAATAAACCAGTTTGGTGTATAGGAAAAGTCAACAGCAATGTAATTAGCCGAGTTATTATGAATATTTTTCCCTTTGGCTAGTCTTCTGTTAAAATTATAATAATATTTTGGAGTAATTCCTATAGTTGGATATAACGCAAATCCCGTCTTTGGATAAAAAGAACCACCCCACAATGCTGAATTAAACATAAAATCTCCACGTAATACGAAATCATTGGTAATACCCAACTCTTCATAAATGCCTACATTTAAAATTCCCATCTGTACTCCTGTTATGTTTTTCATAGCTTGAGTTTCCCTCGTTTGTGAAAAGCCTGCAAAACCTAAAAAACTAAATATTAATGATAGTATTATTCTTTTAATATTATTCATTGTTTTTTATTTTTTACTACTGTCAATGTTCCGCCCCAATTATCTTGCTTCCACGTACCCGACATAGAACTTAGATTTCCATATAAAGTAAAACCCGTCTGAGTAGAAATTACACTTTGTAAAGCACCTGCATCTCCAACTCCTCCTAAAAAATCATCTGTAATATTCATAGATGTTCTGGTTCCTCTGACATAACCATCTTTACTTACGTTGAGCACTAAATCACCGGACATTCCGCCCGAAAAACTTCCTACATAGACTCCCATATAAGGAGATGTATATTTTTTGGTCACTTCATTCTTAGATCTTTCATTATAAAAATCAATAATCTGATCACAGGAAACAAACATGAAAAAGCTAAAAGCAGTAAATATTATTTTAAAGTTTCTGTAAAGCATATTTTAAACAAGTAAGTTTAAAGACCAAAGAAAAAAAATTTCTGATTAATCTTCTAAAAAACGAATATTACAATCTATATAAATCTATTTTCCAGACAAATATTTCACAGCTTCATTCATTACCCTGTCCACAAAAGTAGCCGGAGAGTTTTTCATTTCCGCAACCTCAGCATCTGTTGGTGGTGTTACAAAAATATCAGGCTTCACTCCTATACCTTCTATAACATTACCATTCATATCCTTTGTTGCCATTACAGGCATATAGAATCGCATTGTTCCTGCAATTGTTTCCTGACTTCCTCCATTAAACTCATCAGGATTAGGAGTCAGCCCGGCCGTTGCTCCCCCCGTAAAATCACCTATGGAAACCACATGACTTCCCTGACTTTTCAGCATCATTGTAGACATTTCAGACATGCTATAACTGCCTTTATCTGTTAAAATAGCAATCGGAATATTAGTCGGCATATTAAACTTATGAGGTTTTGCCTGCATTGGAACCCATGGTGTATAATTGAATTGTCCATTCCCTTCTTTGGTTCTCTGATAACCCCAAACCGAATTCTTAGTAACAAAACGTTCCACAAATAATCTAAAGTCAATAACCGCTCCGCCCCCATTACCCCTAAGGTCAATAATTAGTTTTTTAATATCACCTTTACGCAATGGATTCAGGAATTTCTGATAAAAAGAACTTTTAAAAATCAGATCATCCGCATCATCTTTAAATACTGTGTAATTATATCCTTTTTCCGTATGATCACCCATACGTTTCATAAACCATGTAATATATTTATCACTCTCACTATTTAGCACAGAGGAATAGACGGT is a window of Elizabethkingia anophelis R26 DNA encoding:
- the rpsA gene encoding 30S ribosomal protein S1; the protein is MSKETNSAEVLLNQNVAPEQFDWESFESGLNAEDRKEKNELEEIYKGSLNDLEDNDVLVGKVVRLTDKEAIVDINFKSEGVISLNEFRYNQGLQVGDEVEVMVDRREDKSGQLQLSHKKARTLRAWDKVNEYHESGEIVNGFVKSRTKGGMIVDVFGIEAFLPGSQIDVKPIKDYDQFVGKTMEFKIVKINHEFKNVVVSHKALIEADIEGQKKEIIAQLEKGQVLEGTVKNITSYGVFIDLGGVDGLIHITDLSWSRVNHPSEILEDGQTVKVVILDFDDEKTRIQLGMKQLEAHPWDALDANLKVGDKVKGKVVVLADYGAFVEIAPGVEGLIHVSEMSWSTHLRSAGDFVKIGDEVEAEVLTIDREDRKISLGIKQLTQDPWANIQEKYPVGSQHKGTVRNFTNFGVFVELEEGIDGLIYISDLSWTKKIKHPSEFCNVGDTLDVVVLELDLDNRRISLGHKQLQENPWDKFETKYAEGTVHTGKAVDVFDKGANVQFEDAEVEAFAPARLLEKEDGSKIKKGEEAEFKVIEFNKEFKRVVVSHTGIFREEERKNVKESKAISSNNNNEEKATLGDIDALAELKRKMEEGK
- a CDS encoding DEAD/DEAH box helicase — translated: MNLESIYKKLQIQDMNQMQKSTYKATENKNDVVLLSPTGSGKTLAFLFPLLRNLKKDKSGIQALVLVPARELALQIEQVFKAMKTDYKVTVCYGGHDKKIEINSLTEAPALLIGTPGRIADHLRNNSFNPSTISTLILDEFDKSLEFGFQEEMSFIIKSMKNLSQRILTSATAMEEIPSFTGLKNEKTIDFLKLSDVKPDIQFKKVITTAEEKLDALFHLICKIGNKRTLIFCNHREAVDRISELLKDKGIERETFHGGMEQDERERALLKFRNDSAKILITTDLAARGLDIPEVESIVHYQLPPKEDAFIHRNGRTARMNAKGFAYLIMKEDDNFPFLKNDIPVENVEGENKIPQQTTFQTIYISAGKKDKVNKVDIVGYLIKKGELGKDDIGLIEVKDTTSYVAVSRKKIPELLKKLATEKLKGKKVKMEIAY